CCGCGATCGAAGACAACGGCCTTAAGGCCTTTGGCCAGCGCCCGTTCGGCGACGGCGGCGCCCACCAACTGGGCCTGCTCGACCTTGCGTTTGCCGTCCATCTTGGCTTTCAGTTCACTATCAATCGTCGAGGCCGAAACCAGAGTGCGGCCCGCCTCGTCGTCAATGATTTGAGCGAAGATGTTCGATAGACTGCGATAGACATTCAAGCGCGGGCGGGCCGGAGTGCCCGATACCTGACTGCGGACACGTCGTTGCCGCCGCCGGCGCATTGCTTCACGACTCTTAGCCATAGTTATGCCGCCTTCCCGGCTTTGCCGGCCTTGCGGCGGATCTGTTCACCCAGATACCGCAGGCCCTTGCCCTTGTAAGGCTCCGGTTTGCGCCACTTGCGAATATCGGCGGTCACCTGCCCTACCTGCTCTTTGTCGGCCCCGGCGATGGTGATCGTCCGGGCCTTCTCGTCCACCGAAAAGGTAATGCCCGCCGGCGGCGTCACCACCACCGGATGCGAGTAGCCCAAAGCCATCACCAGGTCCTTGCCCTTCATTTCGGCGCGGTAGCCTACGCCTTCGATCTGCAACACTTTATTGAAACCGGCGCTTACGCCAACGACCATGTTGCTCAACAACGCCCGGGTCAGGCCATGCAAAGCGCGCGTCTGGCGTTCATCGCCGCTTCGCTCAACGTGGAGCGAGTCGCCCTCCTGCTTCACCGCCACCTCGTCCCGAAAGACGCGGGTCAGTTCACCCTTGGGGCCTTTTACTTTGACTTCGTTGCCGTTGACCGTGACGGTTACGCCTTTGGGCACGGACACCGGCTTGCGACCTATACGAGACACTTTAATTCCTCCTCAGGTTGTCGGCCACCTGGCTGCTAATAACCCGTAACTAATAACCGATGAACATGCTTGGTTATTGGTTATTCGTTATTCTTTGCAGGGCCGATCCGACCTCTGAGAATTTCAATTCTCTAATTTCCCAAAT
This Chloroflexota bacterium DNA region includes the following protein-coding sequences:
- the rplF gene encoding 50S ribosomal protein L6, yielding MSRIGRKPVSVPKGVTVTVNGNEVKVKGPKGELTRVFRDEVAVKQEGDSLHVERSGDERQTRALHGLTRALLSNMVVGVSAGFNKVLQIEGVGYRAEMKGKDLVMALGYSHPVVVTPPAGITFSVDEKARTITIAGADKEQVGQVTADIRKWRKPEPYKGKGLRYLGEQIRRKAGKAGKAA
- a CDS encoding 50S ribosomal protein L18 — encoded protein: MAKSREAMRRRRQRRVRSQVSGTPARPRLNVYRSLSNIFAQIIDDEAGRTLVSASTIDSELKAKMDGKRKVEQAQLVGAAVAERALAKGLKAVVFDRGGYRYHGRVKALAEAARSAGLDF